AATTATCATTACCGACCAGAAGAGTTTGtggaaaatatataatagCTCGTCGGAAAAGagtataacaaaatatttcgatGGGCAAGTTACGTCGGAATATATATTTCCAACCACATTTATTCGTCGCAAAGTTTGTCGCAAATAGATTAATCCTGTcgaaaaatattttcaacgAACAAGTGGTTGGAAATATAATTGTTTCGACCCGATTATGTCGTGGGGAATGTTATCGGAAATAGGCAATTATTGTCGGAAAGTATTTTCCTATGATAAAATGTTTGTTGGAAATATGCATTACCGAGAGGGAAATGCGGTCGAAAAatctaattattttataaaaaattaataaaaataaatttgaattataaTATTTGCTAGAAATAGTTTTCTAATCATCCGTATTTAattgataataataaaaaaaaatcatacgaTACCATACTGTACTAAAATTTTAAgcattcaattaaaattattctaTATAGTTAAAACATAAACAATCCCCATCATCCTTAAAACATATAAGCAATCCGCAAATAAATCAAAAccttgaaattcaaaatacaTATTGTAGCAAAATACAATTGATGTTGCACTACTCGTCTTCGAGGTGAGCATCTGAACAACTTTCTACATTGTCCTGtaaataaaagataataattaataagacATAAATCAtttgagaataaaaataacagaTACAATATTTAACAATGAGCAAAATGTtgaaatgagaagaaaagagtTCACCATTGAAGCAGATTGTCTTGAGCGTGCATAAGTATTTGAGTTGTTTTCCCTCATACTTTGAACTAGATCTTTCAATTCATACAACACACTTTTCAAGTCCTTCACTTCCTCCTTTAATTTCTCATGCTCTTCTTCACGTTCTAAGCATATACGTTTATTACAAGCTTGGTCATCTGAGGGATACACATCTTTTGTACTATAGCCACCACCTAAGCCAAGGATACGACCTTGACTTGGCCCACCAATAACCTCCTTGTATATATCTCAATCATCTACTTCATTCTCGTCTTCCGTTGCAACAACCTTTTTATTCTccattttttccttcaatgaaatagtagaaatataaacatggatataaaaatatgtcgtgaataataataaaaaaaatttaaaaaaagagaaacatagTAAGGGCAACGTACAAAAAGTTCTTTAGCCTTTTCACTTGGCCAactttcttctcctccattCTTAGGCTTACTTACATGGAACTTTTTGAAACAATCAATTGGACTCGGTTCAATTCCAATTCGATGAAGCTATTAAGacttaaacaatgaaatttgtTAGGACCAAATTTGGAAATAACCACAAAAGGAACAGTCAACAAAAAGCAACAACCAAATGGATATTTTTACCTCATCTTTTCTATACTTTTCCATTGGAACAGAACCTGTGGTATGCACAATTGTGGATTTCACCTTATTAGActtgtttcttttaattttatccTGCATGAAAAAAGTAAATCACTAATATCAACTTAGTGAACCCATATAAGGcatctataaataaaccaaagcATACACTAGCCAGTCATAgcaatattattttaaattgagtTTTTACCTACCATGTAGGCTGCAACCAATGATCAACCAGTTTAGACAAAACATCTTGAGATATCCCTAATGGACAATGAGTGTATCTATCGCTAGTAGTCTTGTATTTCTTAAAAACGCTATTTCTTAATGCGGACATCCAATCGGAATATCGCAATTTAACATGTTGTTCGAATGCCTCCCTCATCTCTTCTTCTGAGCATGTGTGTGTATATCCTGTTGTGTTAAAGCGATCATACAGTAAATCCATTTGAGTTGATGgaaatgttttaaatgttgGCCATGCTCCATCGATAGCCTGATAAAAAAGCACTCCTATAGTTCGCACAGCTCTAGTGGTTATAATCCTGAAAATTTAaactaaatttaaataaataaatgaaaatgaatcTACACGAGAAATAGCTAACTTTGCAAGCCTTATACATTACCTTCCTCTATGTATTACAATTGGAGTGCCGTTTCCATCTTTACCCTTAGCCTTCCctctaccttttttttttttttattccaacagttgaacctaattttaaaaaaaatacaaatatttgaAGTACTGGGGAACTTCTACTACAACCAATTTTTCAGTGCAAATCAATGAGGAAatcaattaatgaaaaatgtgacaggaataaaataaagaaaagaataagcAAGTGCAATGTTAATGTATGTATGGCTTTTCAAGTGTCATGCCTGTTGTAGATCAGTAAGTATGAGAAGGAGGTGGAGAAGATGACATGACAAGACAAGAATTTGTGGTAGCCATTAGAAGGTAAAGTAAATGAGATAGATCAGATATCCCTTAAGCAAAATTTTCAGAGAAGCTTTGTtcgttatttatttatttatataaccgGTCTTAACTATGCTTTtcacttaattaaattttcaggAAAAGTAGTGGCTTTTCTAGGGAAGCATCCATGTATCGTGGAGTTACAAGGTACAAAAAAACTAGCTATAGGatcatatataaaatataaaaaaattatcatgtGATGGTtcagtttatatatatatatatatatatatattttgatggTTCAGTTTCAAGAGGCATGTCTTCCATTTCATTATCATGTGGTGGCTCAATGGGGTCATCATGTTGGTCTAAGGAAGGTCTAGATGGCTGAGGATGTGTAATGTCGAATGCTCTATTGtgattctttctctttcttgtcCTAGCTACAATTTATAATAGagcaaaaaaatggaaattaattgataattaatcatataattgaaaaatatatatatatacacacaccaaagaaaattcaaaaatcaaaataaatcaTACATGTTTCCTGCATTTCGTTATCATGTGATGACTCATTGGAAATATGGCAATCTAAGGAGAGTCTAGATGACTGAGGATGTGCAATGCCTGATGCTCTATCTTGACTCTTTCCCTTTCTTGTCATGACTAACATTTGTAAGAGaaatacaaacacaaaacataattgaaaaattaaaaactcataTAATAGAAATAcaactataaaaaataatagaaacaAGAATTTAATCGATAATAACACGCAAATAACTCATACATGTTTGATTTGTCTCTTGCATTTCACGATTATGTGATGCTCTATTATTGCTCTTGCTATTGCTAAATTGATTTCCTTTTCTCATAAAATATAATGTGGGGTGGATTTCAATTTTTCCCTCTCGCTTTATCTCactttttggtcatttgttCTATTAATATTAATTGGATCTTATTTATGCAGAGAAATGCCTATTGATAAATCTTGGATGCAATCTGGGAGGTCGTCAGAAGATTATTTTGTAAGAGTTGAAAGTTTTCTCAGTTATGCATACAACCATGTTAAGCCGGATGATTCGAAGATCTTTTGTCCATGCTCTAAATGCAGTAATAGATATAGACATTTGAGATATGAGGTAAACAAGCATCTTCTTTATAACGGAATTAAACTAACTTATACTACATGGTATTTGCACGGTGAGGGTGAGGATGATGATAGTGATGAAAGTGATGAAAGTGATGAAAGTGACAGTGACAATGATGGACATGATGTGGCCAGTATGGAGCAAGACGATGATATGCATGGTTTAATAGAAGAAGGTTGTCCACAACATCCAAATGGAGATGCGCACAAGTTTTATAAATTGTTAGAAGAGGCAGAACAACCATTGTACGCAGGTTGTGAGTCGTATTCTAATTTGTCTTTTATTGTGAACCTGATGCATATAAAGGGTATCGGTACTATGAGCAATAAAGCATTTGGTATGTTGCTAACATTGTTGAAAAATGCATTTCCTTTTTGTGAGAAGTTACCTACAACCACCAACGGTGCAAAGAAAGTTATTTCAGATTTAGGTCTTCATTATGATAAAATAGATGCATGCAATAATGATTGCATCATTTATTATAAGGAGCATGCAAATGCAACGCAGTGTCCTACATGTAAGCTTTCAAGATGGAAGAGACAAGGAAAGGGTAGCAAAAAGAAAGGTAAAAGGGTTCCATGGAAGGTGCTTAGATATTTTCCACTCACACCAAGACTTCAAAGATTATTCATGTCATCCAAGACAGCTGTAGATATGAGGTGGCATTTTAAGGATCGTGTAAAAGATGGAGTGTTGAGGCATCCGGCAGATTCTGAGGCTTGGAAATCGTTTAATCAAATTCATGAGTCATTTGGTATGGAACCTCGAAATGTAAGACTTGGTTTGGCAACAGATGGATTTAACCCTTTTGGGAAAATGAATTTGCACTATAGTATTTGGCCGGTTCTCATATATCCATATAATCTTCCTCCGTGGATGTGCATGAAGGAGCCTTATGTTTTC
The Prunus dulcis unplaced genomic scaffold, ALMONDv2, whole genome shotgun sequence DNA segment above includes these coding regions:
- the LOC117613092 gene encoding uncharacterized protein LOC117613092, which codes for MCEAFNKSIIDARDKPIITLLERIRKSSGFSREASMYRGVTREMPIDKSWMQSGRSSEDYFVRVESFLSYAYNHVKPDDSKIFCPCSKCSNRYRHLRYEVNKHLLYNGIKLTYTTWYLHGEGEDDDSDESDESDESDSDNDGHDVASMEQDDDMHGLIEEGCPQHPNGDAHKFYKLLEEAEQPLYAGCESYSNLSFIVNLMHIKGIGTMSNKAFGMLLTLLKNAFPFCEKLPTTTNGAKKVISDLGLHYDKIDACNNDCIIYYKEHANATQCPTCKLSRWKRQGKGSKKKGKRVPWKVLRYFPLTPRLQRLFMSSKTAVDMRWHFKDRVKDGVLRHPADSEAWKSFNQIHESFGMEPRNVRLGLATDGFNPFGKMNLHYSIWPVLIYPYNLPPWMCMKEPYVFMTLLIPGPKGPCHDIDVYMRPLIDELRTLWEIGVETYDIYVKQNFQMRAALLWTINDYPAYAYMSGWSTSGKLACPYCASNTLHRRLSHGSKTCYLGHRRFLPSDHVWRNQGSQFDNTRERRLAPKRPSGDDVINELSELREITHGKDGKKHTIFGFGKDHNWKKHSIFFQLPYWKTLLVRHNLDVMHIEKNVFENVIGTMMSIDGKTKDSLNARLDLQEMGIRQRYHPEEGDNGKLYFIPGDYTLSNDDNKALCQWLMELKVPDGYSGNLSRCVNASERNISGIVC